TAAGTCAGGAGTTCTGGTCGTTCGGTTTTCAAAGAGGATCTTTTTAGGCGGTCTGAGAAGCTCACACTCTTAAACAAAAGCGAACATTCGAGTCAGGCCTTCCTTCTCCCCCCCGAAGGTTCCAAGCTCGTCATTGGCCTTTGATTCATCATGGTTGATGGAGCAACTTTCAGGTGCCAACTAATTCCGGTATAGAGTTAGCGATAATGGGCTAAGCCGATGTTTACCCCGATTGACCTGCCCCCAGCTTTCCAAAGGCCAAAAAAACTGGATATGTGAAGCCCGGCAAAAGATGAACATAAGCATCCGACAATCAAATCTTGAGTCACGGGCTGCTGCCGTATTCCGCAGCAGCTAAGCATTACTTTCCAATGGCAAGCTTCGTTAACTCAGGCATCCTCCTGAATAAGAGCAGCGAGGTCATGCCGAATTTCTTCCCCGCTCAAATCGGGCCGCATTAAAAGGCGAGGGTTACCTTCGCGATCAAATACATAAATCGCGCTGCTGTGTGACACCGCATAATTTCCATCAGCGTCAGGTTCGTCATAACCGAAGGTTGTCCTATATCGTTTTGCCAGTTCACGAAGCTGGGGTTCTTTTCCAGTGAGCCCTACAATATTGTCACCGAAGAAATCCACGTATTTTGCGAGGCGCTCGGGCGTGTCACGTTTCGGATCGACACTCACGAACAAAGTGAGTACTTCATCCTGAAGCTCGGGGTCCAGGCCACTGGTTACCTGATTGAGTTTTTGCAGGGCGGTCGGGCAAACATCGGGGCACGAGGTGAACCCGAAAAACAGCATTCTCACGCGGCCACTGTAATCATCGCCAGATACAGACTTGCCCTGGCTATTGATCAGGTCGAATTCCAGCTCAGGCATCAAGCCACTGATGTTTTTACCGTTCCAGTCTTCCTCGTCATTGCCAAAGCAACCAGTCAGCAATAGGGATGCTATCAGCGTTAAGGTCGCCGATATGATGTTGGCTGTCGCCAGAAGCGAGTTCTCATGACGCTGTTTCCTCAAGTTGTTTGGATTGGTTGGTATATTTTCCGTCCTGATGCATGGCTCGCCGGAGCATCAGAAGAATGCCAAGAATGCTCATCATGGCCGGAGGAATATAGGTCAGCATGCCGCCCAGAAGCTGGTCGACTTCTGGATCCAGCGGCCAGGCCCTGCCACAGACTTCGTAAACGTCATAGACCATGTCACGTGAGAACACGATCCACGCCCCAAGAAACATCTGAAGCACACCCGCGGCAGCCAGAACCAACATGCGTCTGCCATACCCCAACGATGAGGTGATCGCCGGCGGTCTTGGGTCAAAGATCAACCACCAGAAGAGAAGACCATCCAGCAACATGCTCCAGTTCATGACCCAGTACAGCTCCCGGCTGAGCATGGCGTCGAAATGGATCGATGGCCACAGCCAGAAATAAATGAGCCCAACAAATAGGAAAAGGGCGATAAAGGGCTGTTGCAGAACCTGATAAACCCAACCCAGAGGCCGTAGCGCGCGCCTCCAGCCCGGGCGGATTTTTTCAAACCAGAACCGCATGACCGGTAAAGGGTTGGACAGGGCGATAAGGATAGGCCCGATGTGATGAAGAATCAGATGCTGGCCCCGATGGACGAAGAACATGTATTGCGCGTAGTAATCGAAGCGCGTCTGCATCACCGCATAACAGATCAGCACCCCCAGGGTGAACGCAAAAATCCGTAGCGAGCCAGGCCGATCCTAATCCGGCATCCGAATTAGCCCGACGCCATAGAACCCCATCACGAGCATGTAGCTCAGCACGGTCAGCGGCGAGAAATCGTAGGGTAGAAGGTAGTCAAGCAGTGACATAGCGTTGCCGGTTTTGTTGTTATTCCAGTGACTCTACCTTGGATGTCACCAGGTCGTACAGTTCCTGAGGCCCCAGGCGGCTCAAGATGTCTCCGTTAACGTAGAATGTTGGGGTTCCGGAAATTCCAACCGCCTTAACGTCCGCAGCATCCTGTTGAATAATGCCGTCAATCTCGGGTGAGTTCATACCGGCCCGGGCGGCTTCTACGTCAAGCCCGGCTGACGCCGCCGCATCCCATGCTGCGGTGACCTTTGGATCATCGTGCCATTTCGGCTGTGCTTCCATAACAGCGTCAAGCACCGGTTCATAGATTCCCTGTTCACGGGCGGTTTCCAGAATTCTGACGGCCTCTTCCGAGCCTTTGTGAAACAATACGTAGCGCAGTACCAGACGCACGTTGTCCGGGTAGGCAGCCTGAATCTGTTTCACATAGGGATGCATGGCGCGACAACCTTCGCAGGATGGGTCGAAGAACTCGACAATGGTTACCGGCGCGTCCTCAGGGCCAATAACGGGAGAGTAATCCCTCACCAGTGGCGTTTTTTCAACAACGGCGGGTTCATTAGTGCCCTGGGAGCGATCGTAAATAACAAAAGCACCAGCAAAGACAACCAGACAAAAAAGAAGGAGACTGATGACCAGGGTTCGGGTTTGCACGGGAGATCTTCCTATTTTAAATGAGTTTACGGGTTTCAGATTATTCAGGTGTCCGGTAGCAGCCGACTAGGCACCCACCGCAGATAAAGCATCATTCCAAACAGTTCCAACAAAGACTGGACGACAATCACCACGACGGCCACAGCCCAGGCCTCTGGCATTGACAGTGCCAAAGGTAAAACCACGAAGGAGTTGCGTGTTCCTAGGCTGAAGATGACGGTGCGACCGGTTTCTACCGGTAATCGAAAGACCCGGCGCAGAGCCTTTCCAACCAGAGCCGCAGCTAGAAGATAGGCCGGAAACAGAATCATCAAGGGCCAGATAAGTGAGCCGGTACTGTCGATCTGGCTGACCTGTGTCATTGAGATGATGAACAGTACGACTGTCAGCAGAGGGACCGGCATCAGACCCATGAAGCGAATGAACCCGATGGCTTTTCTGGAGTTTTCGGCCCATTTTTCAGTCAGAAATGCCAGGATAAGCGGGACAATAATCAGCCCGCCAAAGGCCGGCAGGAGGTGCCGCCCAAGCTCAAGATTCACGTCGAACTGATTACCCATGAAAAGCCAGAGGTAAAGTGGAAGAAGACCCAGTTGAGCAATCAGCAGAACCGGTGTTGCCGCAATGGCTCGGGTGCTGTCCCCCTTGCCTAGGTGAGTGAAGGTGACAAACCAGTCGGTACAGGGCATCAGCAATACCAGAAGCACTCCCAACTTCAGCGCGTCATTGTCCGGCAGCGCCAATATCAGCAAGGCAGTGATCGCCGGCATGACCAGAAAATTTCCGGTGAGCAAGGCACCCATGAACCGACGGTCCCGGAACATATCAGACAGGTGGGTCAACGGTGTTTGAGTAAATGTGGCGTAGAGCAGAACTCCGAGCAACCCCCAGATTAAGTAATCCGGCACACTGTCACCGAGGGACGATGTCCAATCCACAGACAGTCCGAAAACAACAGCGATGAGGTAGGCCCAGACCTGGTGGCGTTCAATTACGTCTCGCATGGCGTGCTCGTAACCGAGTGGAATGTCGGCCATTCGCAGCATATCTGCCACACGGTACCCTTTTCAGCAGCCCTGCTAGCCATGGCCATAAGTATGGGCATCTTTGTGACTGTGATCAGGATGTTCAAACTCCAATGTTGAATGAGTGATGCCGAACTCGTTTTCCAAAGCTCGTTTTATCCCACCCTTGACTTTTTCAAGTTCATTCCAGGCACTTATTTCGACCACCACATGGGCGTCGAGGGAGGCATCATGCTCACCCATCTGCCAGAAATGTACGTGGTGAAGGTCTAAAACGCCTTCTACGTTTGATAAAGCCTCGATGACAGAATCTGTGTCGATATCCAATGGACTACCCAGCATGAGTGTCCGGATGGTTCCGCCGATTTCCGTTAGACCCAGGTAGAGAATATAGCTTGCGATACCAATTGTGATCGCGGGATCAACCCAACGCATGTCGTACAGGAGAATCAGGGCGCCGCCTACAACGACTGCAATTGACGCAAACGCATCAGACAAGTTGTGTAGAAACAGCGCACGGATGTTGACGCTGTCCTTTTGCATGGAGTAAGTAAGCAGCGCGGTCAAACCATCCACTACCAATGCGATAATGCCAAGCCAAACTACCCACCACCCCTTGATTTCCGGGGGATCTATGAATCGCATGCCACCTTCGTAGATCAAATATGCCCCGATCATTATCAAAGTGGTGTAATTTATGAGTGCCGCAACAACCTCAATTCTCCCGTAGCCAAAGGTCATCTTCGAGTCGGCCGGGCGGCGTGCAATCTTCCGCGCCGCAAATGCGATAAATAGTGACGCCATATCCGAAAAGTTGTGTATAGCGTCGGCTATCAGCGCCAAGCTGCCAGCGAAGATCCCTCCAGCGATCTGAGCCAAGGTTAGGATACCGTTCGCCCAGATAGCTACTGCAACTCTCTTATCCTTAGTATCCGGTGACATGTGAGCATGCTCGTGGCCCATTGTTTTCTCCTTGGTCGTTGCTGTTCAATTAAACGTAGTCGCAACACTCGCTAAGCCTGGCTCAGAGGGCTTAGCGAGTGTTGCGACCGCGCGAAAACTAGCCATTCTGGCGATTTTCCATGTTATTCCCGGCACCTTTCTCGGCTGTGAAGCTCGTGACCAAAATCATGGCCACGCCCAGGACGATGAACACGTCGGCAAGGTTGAACGCCGGCCAGTGCCGGGATTGCCAATGAAAATCCAGGTAATCGACAACATAGCCTCGAAAAACTCGGTCGATGACATTTCCAAATGCACCGCCAAGTACCATCGAATAGGCTAGTGCTTCGGTTCGCTTATGGCTGTCCCGAATCAATTTGACCAGAACAGCCGAGACGACAATGGCTATCGCAATAAAAAAATATCGCTGCCAGCCACCGCCATCGGCAAAGAGACTGAAGGCAGCGCCTTTATTCCATACGTGCACCCAATTAAAGAAAGGGGTGATCTCAACCGATTGTCCGTAAGCCATGGATTGCTGGACGAGCCATTTAATAAGTTGGTCGGCCAGAGCTATAAGTGCCGAAAAGCCGAGAAAAGTGAGCGTAAAAAAGCGAGAACGGTCTTCAGACATCGAATTATCCTTTTAGCGCAAGGATGCGCTTGGCACCAATGAGTACAATGCCTCCCACAATACCGCCAATAACCAGATCCGGGTAGTTGGAGCCGGTCCAGGCAACAAGAAGGGCTGCAAGGATAACTCCCAGATTGATAACCACATCATTGGCCGAAAATATCCAGCTGGCTTTCATGTGAGCACCGCCGTCACGGTGTTTGGCGATCAGGAGCAGGCAACTGATGTTGGCAATAAGGGCCACAGATGCGACGGCCATCATCATTGACGACTGGGGATCACTGCCAAACAGAAAGCGCCTGCCAACTTCAACCAGTACCCCAGCGGCAAGGATAAGCTGGAGTATGCCAGCCACATGCGCCGCTCTGACCTGCATTTTGATGCCGTGCCCAACGGCGTAAAGCGCGAGACCGTAGACGGCGGCATCGGCAAGCATGTCTAGCGAGTCTGCAATCAGGCCAGCGGACTGGGCGATCAGGCCCATCGTCATCTCGACCAGAAACATCAGGCCGTTGATTGCCAGCAGTATCCATAAAGTGCCGGATTCTTCGCTTTCGTTGGCCTTAGAAGATTCAGCCGCTCTGACGGATTCAGCGCTGGCGTCTTCTGTCCGCTGCAAGGAAGCACCCAAGCCCAGGTTTTCCAGTTTGCTGGTAATAGGACCGGTTTCTCCATGGTGGATAATTTCCAATGTACGACCCGATAAATCGAATGACAGCGACTGAATGTTTTCAACGCCAGTCAGTGCCATTCGAATCATTCGCTCTTCCGAGGGACAATCCATTTTTGGTATTTTGTAGGTGCTTAGCTGGCTACCTGTTTCGGCGGTGGCGCGTCCCTGAAACTTGTCATCTACGACAGAGTCTTCACTACCACACTGCCCATTGCAGGGTTTGCTCATTTTCTCGGCTCCGGTTTTCGTACAAATGATGCAATTTAAAACCCTGTAGCCACTACAGGGTCAATAACTAATCTACACTAGTAGTCGTCAAAATCGGCGTTTGTCTGGATAAAGATCTACAATGATAAGTGCGATGATGTGGACGTCTAATTTTATTTCGAGGGTAAACTTTATGATTTTATTTAAAGGACTTACAGCAACCGCTGCGTTGTTGGTTTTTCCTGCATTCGTGCTAGCGCATGGTGATCAAGGCTCATGGCAAGGGCATGGTCCTGGCATGATGATGGATCAGGAGCAAATGCAACAGATGCACCAGAACTGGTCTCACATGAACCAGCTGATGCAACGCATTCCTGATGAAGCTTCACCGCAAGAACGGCAACGATTGATGCGAGAACACAGGGAGGCGATGCAAGAGCAAATGGGTTTTATGCATCACGGTATGATGGGCCCCGGCATGATGCGTGGACAAAACGGCATGATGGGAGGTCAGCACATGATGAACGGCGGCGGTAAATCAAAGAATGGTGGTAGTCTGTCTAA
The window above is part of the Marinobacter sp. THAF197a genome. Proteins encoded here:
- a CDS encoding arsenic resistance protein; the protein is MADIPLGYEHAMRDVIERHQVWAYLIAVVFGLSVDWTSSLGDSVPDYLIWGLLGVLLYATFTQTPLTHLSDMFRDRRFMGALLTGNFLVMPAITALLILALPDNDALKLGVLLVLLMPCTDWFVTFTHLGKGDSTRAIAATPVLLIAQLGLLPLYLWLFMGNQFDVNLELGRHLLPAFGGLIIVPLILAFLTEKWAENSRKAIGFIRFMGLMPVPLLTVVLFIISMTQVSQIDSTGSLIWPLMILFPAYLLAAALVGKALRRVFRLPVETGRTVIFSLGTRNSFVVLPLALSMPEAWAVAVVVIVVQSLLELFGMMLYLRWVPSRLLPDT
- a CDS encoding cation diffusion facilitator family transporter, with amino-acid sequence MGHEHAHMSPDTKDKRVAVAIWANGILTLAQIAGGIFAGSLALIADAIHNFSDMASLFIAFAARKIARRPADSKMTFGYGRIEVVAALINYTTLIMIGAYLIYEGGMRFIDPPEIKGWWVVWLGIIALVVDGLTALLTYSMQKDSVNIRALFLHNLSDAFASIAVVVGGALILLYDMRWVDPAITIGIASYILYLGLTEIGGTIRTLMLGSPLDIDTDSVIEALSNVEGVLDLHHVHFWQMGEHDASLDAHVVVEISAWNELEKVKGGIKRALENEFGITHSTLEFEHPDHSHKDAHTYGHG
- a CDS encoding SCO family protein, translating into MPELEFDLINSQGKSVSGDDYSGRVRMLFFGFTSCPDVCPTALQKLNQVTSGLDPELQDEVLTLFVSVDPKRDTPERLAKYVDFFGDNIVGLTGKEPQLRELAKRYRTTFGYDEPDADGNYAVSHSSAIYVFDREGNPRLLMRPDLSGEEIRHDLAALIQEDA
- a CDS encoding cation transporter, with product MSKPCNGQCGSEDSVVDDKFQGRATAETGSQLSTYKIPKMDCPSEERMIRMALTGVENIQSLSFDLSGRTLEIIHHGETGPITSKLENLGLGASLQRTEDASAESVRAAESSKANESEESGTLWILLAINGLMFLVEMTMGLIAQSAGLIADSLDMLADAAVYGLALYAVGHGIKMQVRAAHVAGILQLILAAGVLVEVGRRFLFGSDPQSSMMMAVASVALIANISCLLLIAKHRDGGAHMKASWIFSANDVVINLGVILAALLVAWTGSNYPDLVIGGIVGGIVLIGAKRILALKG
- the lspA gene encoding signal peptidase II, which encodes MSEDRSRFFTLTFLGFSALIALADQLIKWLVQQSMAYGQSVEITPFFNWVHVWNKGAAFSLFADGGGWQRYFFIAIAIVVSAVLVKLIRDSHKRTEALAYSMVLGGAFGNVIDRVFRGYVVDYLDFHWQSRHWPAFNLADVFIVLGVAMILVTSFTAEKGAGNNMENRQNG
- a CDS encoding DsbA family protein, with the translated sequence MQTRTLVISLLLFCLVVFAGAFVIYDRSQGTNEPAVVEKTPLVRDYSPVIGPEDAPVTIVEFFDPSCEGCRAMHPYVKQIQAAYPDNVRLVLRYVLFHKGSEEAVRILETAREQGIYEPVLDAVMEAQPKWHDDPKVTAAWDAAASAGLDVEAARAGMNSPEIDGIIQQDAADVKAVGISGTPTFYVNGDILSRLGPQELYDLVTSKVESLE